A stretch of the Alnus glutinosa chromosome 6, dhAlnGlut1.1, whole genome shotgun sequence genome encodes the following:
- the LOC133871739 gene encoding uncharacterized protein LOC133871739, which produces MGACFPCRSSSPAAKSIRLVHFNGYVEDFEHPVSVSQATGKPPKHFVCTPAQLLCAGSEPLNPDTQLEPGKIYFLLPFSVLQPDVSPLDLVSIVRKLTAVAKASRREAKSPLRSDQYGSSPGFSSPGTASPSRFVEPEGKMMMMAYGAQRSARARPWRPILDTIGERSFNRRSESDLQEKYVIE; this is translated from the coding sequence ATGGGCGCTTGTTTTCCATGCAGATCATCATCACCAGCAGCCAAGAGCATAAGACTGGTTCACTTCAATGGCTACGTGGAGGACTTTGAACATCCTGTTTCAGTTAGCCAAGCCACCGGCAAGCCCCCAAAGCACTTTGTGTGCACCCCGGCTCAGCTTCTCTGCGCCGGGTCCGAGCCACTGAACCCTGACACCCAGCTCGAACCGGGCAAAATCTATTTCTTGCTGCCATTCTCAGTACTACAACCTGATGTTTCTCCATTGGACTTGGTCTCCATCGTGAGGAAGCTAACTGCAGTAGCAAAAGCTAGCCGGCGTGAGGCTAAATCTCCTTTGCGGAGTGATCAGTACGGCTCGAGCCCAGGATTCAGTTCACCGGGTACTGCAAGTCCTAGCCGGTTTGTGGAGCCGGAggggaagatgatgatgatggcaTACGGTGCACAGAGGTCGGCTAGAGCTCGGCCGTGGAGGCCGATATTGGACACCATTGGAGAGAGGTCGTTCAATCGTAGAAGCGAATCAGATTTGCAAGAAAAGTACGTAATTGAGTAG